Proteins found in one Venturia canescens isolate UGA chromosome 6, ASM1945775v1, whole genome shotgun sequence genomic segment:
- the LOC122412446 gene encoding allergen Tha p 1-like translates to MPRSKMGSHFVLLSCIMIGLTMAQLNPSDIDKVMSSNSAFKVYFNCLIDEGGCTPKGRQLKSIIPNLIRHGCSECTAEEKKMVKMIVRRMQSERKVEWEKLRHKYDPHHEYDEVFHQFMSS, encoded by the exons ATGCCGAGAAG CAAAATGGGCTCCCATTTCGTACTTCTCTCATGCATCATGATCGGTCTCACAATGGCTCAGCTAAATCCAAGCGATATCGACAAGGTCATGTCGTCCAACAGCGCCTTCAAGGTCTATTTCAATTGTCTTATCGACGAGGGTGGCTGTACACCGAAAGGGAGGCAATTAAAAA GCATCATTCCGAACTTGATAAGGCACGGTTGCTCTGAATGCACcgccgaagaaaaaaaaatggtgaaaatgaTCGTGAGACGAATGCAGAGCGAGCGCAAAGTCGAGTGGGAAAAATTGAGACACAAGTACGATCCGCACCACGAGTATGATGaggtttttcatcaatttatgTCATCATGA
- the LOC122412444 gene encoding ejaculatory bulb-specific protein 3-like, with protein MLSFKSALLVLSFGLVGLIMCCAGEELYSSKYDYVDVDAILAVPRQRAQYYRCFSGEGRCLTPDAKFFKDHLREAIVTNCRRCTEKQKKWFNKVSIYYAENEPEKYKALVARAIADAREKKASG; from the exons atgttgAGCTTCAAATCGGCTCTTCTAGTGCTGTCGTTCGGGCTCGTGGGGTTGATCATGTGCTGTGCCGGAGAAGAACTTTACTCGAGCAAGTACGACTACGTCGATGTGGATGCCATTTTGGCAGTGCCGAGGCAACGGGCTCAGTACTACAGATGTTTCTCCGGCGAAGGACGTTGTCTGACTCCTGATGCCAAGTTTTTCAAAG ATCACTTGAGAGAGGCCATTGTGACCAACTGCCGGAGATGCACCGAAAAGCAGAAAAAGTGGTTCAACAAGGTCTCGATATATTACGCGGAAAACGAGCCCGAAAAATACAAGGCACTGGTCGCAAGAGCGATCGCAGAtgcgcgagaaaaaaaagcctCAGGATGA
- the LOC122412445 gene encoding allergen Tha p 1-like, with protein sequence MSGSLILFLALAIPYIVTADVELYSDKYDDIDAIAILNDDVQREQYYGCFMDTAPCLSEGAAYFKGNLPEVLVTKCAKCTVKQQQMFDDIVDWYTKNDEAKWNALVAKNLEDAKRMKVAAGRK encoded by the exons atgtccggatcgTTGATACTCTTCCTCGCTTTGGCTATTCCTTATATCGTGACCGCCGATGTTGAACTCTACTCCGATAAGTATGACGACATCGATGCTATTGCTATTTTGAATGACGATGTTCAGAGAGAACAATACTACGGATGCTTCATGGATACCGCACCGTGTCTCTCAGAAGGCGCTGCTTATTTCAAAG GTAATTTGCCGGAAGTCCTAGTGACGAAATGTGCGAAATGTACTGTCAAGCAGCAACAGATGTTCGACGACATAGTGGACTGGTACACGAAAAATGACGAGGCAAAGTGGAACGCTCTGGTAGCGAAGAATCTCGAAGACGCCAAAAGGATGAAGGTTGCAGCTGGACGCAAGTGA
- the LOC122412327 gene encoding uncharacterized protein, whose translation MTFALRQNESYEFYDVYNPSFKHGAKLNVTFMGTWNPERGLSIVLNQYKYLRRGNLYGLTLNSSVALDHSPENDFMTYLSTPTDPGFDTMHRFNYGLLVQLLDYYNFKLDIKRGSTWGYLLPNGSYSGILGDMAKGLVDISVTPFQYKIDRLDVVEYTVQTWIAKVCLIFRHPQKNEMSNVFLKPFEPVVWYWITVVALVNWLLLFLTVKIEQHYDWRHPVNTLDTNPASEVGLIAIAAVCQQGLSDGPRIYSGRIVFLFLFLWALLMFQFYSASVVGSLLVEKPRYITTPQDVLDSNLAVGSEDIAYNHDFFQTSDSPAIRGIYQKKMAPDKKTGKRPFFKPEEGLKKVKKGGFAFQVDTATAYKIIEETFDETEICELQEIHLFEPKHTATGVARHSPLKKMVTYGMRQIMEHGTAKRLRNIWAHRRPECPESHSSSPVPVVIEEFSPALLLLIFGCGFSLFIMFLEHLAIRYERRRSQYSEQGLKYNESYWWLIVSRKASIPKDFLSKLPLNIATEMTFALRKKDSYELFDVYNPSYAHGGKLNVTFMGTWNNKRGLNILLNQYKLNLKIGSSWGYIMPNGSFDGILGDMSKGLLDISVTPFAYKTERLSVIEYTTSRLSNAFLKPFEPVVWYWITVVMVANWIVLFSIAKIEQYYDRREPVNSLDTDPASEIGLIVIAAVCQQGLSDGPRMFSGRIIFLFLFAWSLLMYQFYSASVVGSLLVEKPRYIKTPEDVLHSDLAVGAEDIPYNRDFFETTNKRAVKEIYKTKMAPNKSDQKRPFYTAEYGLNMVKKGGFAFQIDIDTAYKIIEDTFKEDEVCELEEIYLWEDLPASIVVARHSPFKKMVTYGLRKVVEHGSAQHLKNLWAQRRPKCPEGYTTMTAAVGIEEFSPAIILLVFGCLFSLFIMLLECLRNRCEKCLARAVARLRRRRNVTKGPRRVTPCKIFYPNEFA comes from the exons ATGACGTTCGCATTACGACAAAACGAATCTTACGAGTTCTACGACGTTTATAATCCAAGTTTCAAACACGGTGCGAAATTGAATGTCACTTTTATGGGAACTTGGAACCCTGAACGAGGATTGAGCATCGTTTTGAATCAGTACAAATACCTCAGACGCGGAAATCTTTATGGACTTACTCTGAATTCGTCAGTGGCG CTTGATCATTCGccagaaaatgatttcatgACGTATTTGAGCACACCTACAGACCCGGGGTTCGACACGATGCACCGGTTCAATTACGGCCTCTTAGTTCAGCTGCTCGACTATTACAATTTCAA ACTCGATATCAAGAGGGGCTCGACGTGGGGATATCTCCTGCCGAACGGTTCGTACAGCGGTATTTTGGGCGACATGGCAAAAGGACTCGTAGACATAAGCGTCACACCTTTTCAGTACAAAATAGATAGACTCGACGTGGTCGAATACACCGTGCAGACGTGGATTGCCAA AGTTTGCCTGATATTTCGCCATccgcaaaaaaacgaaatgagcaACGTATTTTTGAAACCATTCGAGCCAGTTGTGTGGTACTGGATTACTGTGGTCGCTTTGGTAAATTGGCTCCTCTTGTTCCTCACTGTGAAAATTGAACAGCATTATGACTGGCGACATCCGGTCAATACGCTTGACACTAATCCTGCCTCGGAAGTTGGGCTCATTGCAATTGCAGCGGTTTGCCAACAAG GGCTGAGTGACGGACCAAGAATTTACTCAGGgcgaatagtttttttgtttttatttttatgggcTCTCCTCATGTTCCAATTTTACTCTGCAAGCGTCGTTGGATCCCTGCTGGTCGAAAAGCCCCGATACATAACGACCCCTCAAGATGTTCTGGACAGCAATTTGGCCGTGGGCTCCGAAGACATCGCGTacaatcacgatttttttcag ACGTCCGACAGCCCAGCGATAAGAGGAATTTACCAGAAGAAAATGGCTCCTGACAAGAAAACCGGAAAAAGGCCTTTCTTCAAGCCTGAGGAAGGATtgaaaaaggtgaaaaaaggAGGATTCGCGTTCCAGGTGGACACGGCGACGGCTTACAAGATTATCGAA GAAACTTTCGATGAAACCGAAATATGCGAGCTTCAGGAAATTCATTTGTTCGAGCCAAAGCACACTGCGACGGGAGTTGCTCGGCATTCGCCTCTCAAAAAAATGGTCACTTATGG AATGCGTCAAATCATGGAACATGGCACCGCTAAACGGCTGAGAAACATTTGGGCCCACCGGCGACCGGAATGCCCCGAAAGCCACAGTTCCAGCCCGGTTCCTGTTGTCATCGAAGAATTCAGTCCAGCTCTTCTGCTCCTCATTTTCGGATGCGGTTTCTCACTGTTCATCATGTTTCTCGAACACCTCGCAATACGCTATGAACGACGTCGAAGCCAA TACTCCGAGCAGGGGTTGAAATACAACGAGTCTTACTGGTGGCTGATCGTATCGAGGAAAGCCTCGATACCAAAAGATTTTCTCAGTAAACTTCCACTGAATATTGCAACCGAAATGACGTTCGCTTTGCGGAAAAAGGATTCTTACGAGCTCTTCGATGTCTACAACCCAAGTTATGCTCATGGTGGAAAATTAAATGTCACCTTTATGGGCACTTGGAACAATAAAAGGGGATTGAATATTCTGTTGAATCAATACAA GCTCAATCTCAAGATAGGCTCGAGTTGGGGATATATCATGCCGAACGGTTCATTCGACGGTATTTTGGGGGATATGTCGAAAGGACTCCTTGATATAAGCGTCACACCGTTTGCATACAAGACGGAAAGACTGAGCGTGATCGAGTACACA ACCAGTAGGCTGAGCAATGCTTTTTTGAAACCGTTCGAGCCAGTCGTATGGTACTGGATAACGGTAGTAATGGTGGCAAACTGGATCGTTTTATTCTCTATTGCAAAAATCGAACAATATTATGATCGGAGGGAACCAGTTAACTCGCTCGACACCGATCCTGCTTCGGAAATCGGACTCATTGTAATTGCTGCGGTTTGCCAGCAAG GATTGAGTGATGGACCCCGAATGTTTTCGGGCAGAATCATTTTCCTGTTTCTATTCGCATGGTCACTCCTCATGTATCAGTTTTATTCGGCGAGTGTCGTTGGATCTCTCCTGgttgaaaaacctcgatacATCAAGACCCCGGAAGATGTTTTGCACAGCGATTTGGCCGTAGGTGCCGAAGACATCCCGTACAATCGCGATTTCTTTGAG ACCACCAATAAACGAGCGGTAAAAGAAATATACAAGACAAAAATGGCTCCAAACAAAAGCGATCAGAAACGACCGTTCTACACAGCCGAGTATGGATTAAACATGGTGAAAAAAGGGGGATTTGCATTTCAGATCGATATAGATACGGCTTACAAGATTATCGAA GACACGTTCAAGGAAGACGAAGTTTGTGAGCTCGAGGAGATTTATTTGTGGGAAGACCTACCGGCGTCTATCGTCGTTGCTCGGCATTCGCCTTTCAAAAAAATGGTCACTTATGG attgCGAAAAGTAGTGGAACATGGATCTGCACAACATCTGAAAAATTTGTGGGCCCAGCGACGCCCCAAATGTCCTGAAGGCTACACTACCATGACCGCTGCAgttggaattgaagaattCAGTCCTGCTATTATCCTGCTTGTTTTCGGTTGCCTTTTCTCTCTGTTCATCATGTTGCTCGAATGCTTGAGAAACCGCTGCGAGAAATGCTTAGCAAGGGCAGTTGCTCGCTTGCGACGACGCAGAAACGTTACCAAAGGACCGAGACGAGTAACACCGTGTAAAATTTTCTACCCCAATGAATTTGCTTGA
- the LOC122412442 gene encoding allergen Tha p 1-like isoform X2: MVCRSNGFSLLVRSSFLVILLLGIPKYSRGYLWAKPNTYTSRWDKVNLDEILDSKRLLHHYFKCLMSKGPCPPDGAELKRIPDRNTYTTRWDKINVDEIIQNKRLLHHYFKCLMSQGPCPPDGAELKRVLPEALATGCSKCTKSQIEGSVKVIRYLREFEAEKFDILANKYDPEGIYRRRYLQPPPDDNTA, translated from the exons ATGGTTTGTCGTTCGAACGGATTTTCGTTGTTGGTGCGGTCTTCGTTTCTCGTTATTTTGTTGCTTGGAATACCCAAATATTCTCGTGGTTATTTGTGGGCTAAACCGAACACTTACACGAGCAGATGGGACAAGGTGAATCTGGACGAGATTCTCGACAGTAAAAGACTGCTTCACCATTATTTCAAGTGCCTGATGAGCAAAGGTCCCTGCCCACCGGATGGCGCGGAGCTCAAAC GTATTCCTGATCGGAATACCTACACGACCAGATGGGACAAAATCAATGTTGACGAGATCATCCAAAACAAAAGACTTCTCcatcattatttcaaatgtCTTATGAGCCAAGGACCGTGTCCACCAGATGGCGCAGAGCTCAAAA GAGTTTTACCGGAGGCTCTAGCTACGGGGTGTTCCAAATGCACGAAGAGTCAGATCGAAGGATCCGTCAAAGTGATTCGTTATCTCAG GGAGTTCGAGGCCGAAAAGTTCGATATTCTCGCGAACAAATACGATCCTGAGGGCATTTATAGACGCCGGTATCTTCAGCCACCACCGGATGACAATACAGCTTGA
- the LOC122412442 gene encoding putative odorant-binding protein A10 isoform X1, with product MVCRSNGFSLLVRSSFLVILLLGIPKYSRGYLWAKPNTYTSRWDKVNLDEILDSKRLLHHYFKCLMSKGPCPPDGAELKPVGIPDRNTYTTRWDKINVDEIIQNKRLLHHYFKCLMSQGPCPPDGAELKRVLPEALATGCSKCTKSQIEGSVKVIRYLREFEAEKFDILANKYDPEGIYRRRYLQPPPDDNTA from the exons ATGGTTTGTCGTTCGAACGGATTTTCGTTGTTGGTGCGGTCTTCGTTTCTCGTTATTTTGTTGCTTGGAATACCCAAATATTCTCGTGGTTATTTGTGGGCTAAACCGAACACTTACACGAGCAGATGGGACAAGGTGAATCTGGACGAGATTCTCGACAGTAAAAGACTGCTTCACCATTATTTCAAGTGCCTGATGAGCAAAGGTCCCTGCCCACCGGATGGCGCGGAGCTCAAAC CCGTAGGTATTCCTGATCGGAATACCTACACGACCAGATGGGACAAAATCAATGTTGACGAGATCATCCAAAACAAAAGACTTCTCcatcattatttcaaatgtCTTATGAGCCAAGGACCGTGTCCACCAGATGGCGCAGAGCTCAAAA GAGTTTTACCGGAGGCTCTAGCTACGGGGTGTTCCAAATGCACGAAGAGTCAGATCGAAGGATCCGTCAAAGTGATTCGTTATCTCAG GGAGTTCGAGGCCGAAAAGTTCGATATTCTCGCGAACAAATACGATCCTGAGGGCATTTATAGACGCCGGTATCTTCAGCCACCACCGGATGACAATACAGCTTGA
- the LOC122412439 gene encoding ionotropic receptor 75a-like has product MQLEKKVTFSKITNDLDMKMILRVNYYRIGVVLDYDCPHSEIVFEEFSKHQLPFNESYHWLVLTSTTTIPTQVLSNLPLSVESELTIANREENSYVLYDVYNPSYRHNGQLNVTFKGTWTTQKGLEDEMTQYKYTRRGNFHGLTLNFSFVLTNPPLPDFETYMTRPTNRHLDTMMRFHYAIVRYLRDAYNFTMNLKQAPTWGYFVNGTWNGILKDMIDGVTDISIAPFQQKANRMEVCEFTLITYIGRVVFIFRHPKKNTLRNPFLKPFTSNVWYSIAALSIVCYAILLLLTKVEAKLIGAEVKGASSGTLQSEVDLVVVGAISQQGINAAPNIISGRILFISLFLWGLLLYQFYSASIVGSLLAEEAKYITTLEQLDASNMELGIEEMPYYPAVFKYGGSPVLLRMYDEKMRPTPERPKGAYTSAGRGLSLVKKGGYALSIESGTAYKIIEVTLD; this is encoded by the exons ATGCAACTTGAGAAGAAAGtgacattttcaaaaataacaaatgatCTCgacatgaaaatgattttaagaGTAAATTACTATCGAATCGGTGTCGTTCTCGATTACGATTGTCCCCACAGTGAGATcgtttttgaagaattttctaaACATCAATTGCCTTTCAACGAGTCTTACCATTGGCTCGTGTTAACATCGACAACGACGATTCCCACTCAAGTTCTGAGTAATTTGCCCTTGAGTGTCGAGAGCGAACTGACGATTGCGAATCGAGAGGAAAATTCTTACGTTCTCTACGACGTTTATAATCCGAGTTATCGACACAACGGACAACTTAATGTGACCTTTAAGGGCACTTGGACGACTCAGAAGGGCCTGGAGGATGAAATGACTCAATACAAGTACACGAGGCGTGGGAATTTCCACGGGCTGACTTTGAACTTTTCATTcgtg TTGACCAATCCGCCTTTACCAGACTTCGAAACCTACATGACAAGGCCCACGAACCGTCATTTGGACACGATGATGCGTTTCCATTACGCTATAGTTCGCTACCTCAGGGACGCTTACAATTTTAC aatgaatttgaaacaagctcCAACCTGGGGTTACTTCGTTAATGGAACGTGGAATGGGATCTTGAAAGACATGATCGACGGTGTGACGGATATCAGCATCGCACCCTTTCAACAAAAAGCCAATCGCATGGAAGTCTGCGAATTCACTCTGATTACTTATATTGGCAG GGTGGTCTTCATTTTTCGGCATCCTAAAAAGAACACTTTAAGAAACCCTTTCTTGAAGCCATTCACCTCGAACGTGTGGTACAGCATCGCAGCTCTTTCCATCGTCTGTTACGCCATTTTATTACTCTTAACAAAAGTGGAGGCAAAACTCATTGGGGCTGAAGTGAAGGGTGCTTCGAGTGGAACTTTGCAATCGGAGGTCGACCTCGTCGTTGTCGGCGCAATTTCACAACAAG GCATAAACGCTGCTCCCAACATCATTTCTGGTCGAATCCTCTTCATTTCGCTTTTCCTCTGGGGACTTTTGCTCTATCAATTTTATTCGGCTTCGATCGTCGGCTCGTTGCTCGCCGAAGAGGCGAAATACATCACGACTTTGGAGCAACTTGACGCCTCCAACATGGAGTTGGGCATCGAGGAGATGCCTTACTATCCAGCAGTATTTAAA TACGGAGGATCGCCAGTTCTGCTGCGAATgtacgacgaaaaaatgaggcCGACTCCAGAGAGGCCGAAAGGTGCGTACACGAGTGCTGGGCGTGGATTGAGTTTGGTGAAAAAAGGCGGCTACGCGTTGAGCATTGAGTCGGGAACGGCCTACAAAATCATCGAGGTAACTTTGGACTGA